The Lycium barbarum isolate Lr01 chromosome 10, ASM1917538v2, whole genome shotgun sequence genome includes a region encoding these proteins:
- the LOC132613000 gene encoding uncharacterized protein LOC132613000 encodes MDISYIQAYVQNLEDRKRQRRTDCDRDGGHGKRSRSFDIRGQGSRASDSQYRPESGQMRPSLPRYAQCGKLHAGQCRLGSDGSYACGQLGHRVSECPMRIGTGMVEPTGSVAGSSSIVRASGKVFQPPAGRGRERNGASSSSGPQLRVYALAGSTLSYVTP; translated from the exons ATGGATATCTCCTATATACAAGCATATGTGCAAAATTTAGAGGACCGCAAGCGCCAGAGGAGGACAGATTGTGATCGTGACGGGGGCCACGGTAAGAGGTCCAGATCTTTTGATATTAggg GCCAGGGTTCTAGAGCATCAGACTCtcagtacagaccagagtcaggccaaATGAGACCCTCTTTGCCGCGAtatgcccagtgtggcaagttacacgccGGTCAGTGTAGACTGGGATCAGATGGtagttatgcttgtggccagctaggCCACAGGGTGAGCGAGTGCCCAATGAGGATTGGTACAGGTATGGTtgagcctacagggtctgtggctggctcttcttccATAGTGCGCGCTTCAGGAAAAGTTTTTCAAccgccagcagggcgaggtagagagAGGAatggagcatctagctcgagcggtcctcagctcCGCgtatatgcattggctg GTTCCACTTTATCGTATGTTACACCATAG